A single region of the Chelonia mydas isolate rCheMyd1 chromosome 4, rCheMyd1.pri.v2, whole genome shotgun sequence genome encodes:
- the CD8B gene encoding T-cell surface glycoprotein CD8 beta chain — MEWPWLFLYLSLHITGCQKTPALFQTPPRIVALNNSTKEMVCAMKSEQFSHLGIYWYRWSKESQEFQYILFSNVLHKHTLGDDIDKERFNVSKGSFRQSYTLKISKLRPLDAGTYYCAVSQYSELLFGNGTELSVVNSLPSTEKPTEKTLPPKKPLRCKPSGITPAKMKGSSCSGFIWAPLATCAVILLLSLVIAIRRFQRLRRRLRLHFSKQVLK, encoded by the exons ATGGAATGGCCTTGGCTCTTTCTCTACCTCTCTCTACACATCACAG GTTGCCAGAAAACCCCAGCTTTATTTCAGACTCCACCACGTATTGTAGCTCTGAACAACAGTACGAAGGAAATGGTCTGCGCAATGAAAAGTGAACAGTTTTCCCATTTAGGGATCTACTGGTACCGATGGAGCAAGGAGAGCCAAGAATTCCAGTATATACTATTTTCAAACGTTTTGCACAAACACACTCTCGGTGATGACATCGACAAAGAAAGGTTTAATGTGAGTAAAGGAAGCTTTCGGCAGTCATACACGCTGAAGATCAGCAAGCTTCGGCCTTTGGATGCCGGCACATATTACTGCGCTGTCTCCCAATACTCGGAGCTGCTCTTTGGCAATGGAACGGAGCTTAGCGTGG TCAACTCTTTGCCTTCCACTGAAAAACCTACAGAGAAAACGCTGCCCCCAAAGAAACCTTTGAGGTGCAAACCCTCCGGCATAACTCCTGCTAAAATGAAAG GTTCTTCCTGCAGCGGCTTCATCTGGGCCCCATTAGCGACATGTGCTGTTATTTTACTGCTGTCTCTGGTTATTGCCATCCGTCGCTTTCAGC GCCTGCGCAGGAGACTGCGGCTTCACTTCAGCAAACA GGTTCTTAAGTAA